The DNA segment GGCATCGTATAGATTGTCTTTAGCGGGCTTAGTCGCTAACAGTGTTACTGAGCGGAACTCTATATTCTCAACCACCTGCCAGGGCTGATCATCCCATTTGTCATAGCCTACTGCCACAAAGCCAGCATCCAAAAATGCCTGCAGGAATTCTTTTTCTTCAAAGGCGCCAGAAATACAACCGCTCCAAAGCGTTTCATCATTTTGCAAACTTTCAGGCACATGTTCGTCAGAAATAATATCGGAGATAGCTACACGACCACCGGGTTTTAGTACACGAAAAATTTCGCCAATCATTTGCTGACGGTCGGCCTTATCGACCAGATTTAAAACACAATTAGAAATAACCAGACTCACCGAATTATCGGCCACCATAGGATTGTTCTGGCGCTGCTGCTTTTTCCATGACTCCAGTAAGTTCAATTGCTCGGCACCCGCTACGGGCTCAGCTGCCAACTTTGCTTCCAAGTCCTCAACTCGAAGCCCAAGGTCTTGAATATAGCCCTTATTAAAAGTCACTCTATCGCCCCCCAGCTTTTCTGCCATGGCCTGTTGATGACTGCGGGCCAGAGCCAACATATCATCGGTCATATCGACGCCAATCACATGGCCTTTTTCACCCACCAGCTGTGCGGCCATATAACAAATTTTCCCTCCGCCGGAGCCTAAATCTAAAACCACATCGCCCTCTTGCACATAGCGAGAAGGGTCGCCGCAACCATAATCTCTTTCAATAATTTCTTGCGGCAACATTTTTAGCAGCGTGGTATCGTAATCTACTGGGCAGCAAAGTGCCGCCTGACGCTCATTGGCACCTTCGGCATAACGCTCACTGACACTGGCTTCAACTGACATACTTTGCTTCCTTTAGTTTTCATAATTAACGGCTAAACGTCGGGTGGATTATAATCTACCACCCTACTACGGATTTTTTTGGTGGATTATAATCCACCCTACGATAGCTATCGGCGCCAGGTGTGGAGTTTTTCCACCCACTGCAATAAGCCTTCAGGCTTATGGGCTTTTTTCCATTCTCCGGCGGCGTATTTGTTCGCTTCACTTAAGGTGGGGTAGATATGAATCGTCCCCATCACTTTATTTAAACCCAAGCCATGGCGCATCGCTAAAATATATTCGGCAATTAACTCACTCGCATGGTAGCCAACAATAGTGACGCCAAGGATCTTATCTTTACCCGGCACGGTCAATACTTTTACAAAACCATGGGCTTCGCTATCGGCAATGGCTCTATCCAAATCATCAATACCGTATTTCGTTACTTCATAGGCAATCGCGTTTGCCTTGGCTTCTTTTTCGCTGAGGCCCACTCGGGCAACTTCGGGATCAGAAAATGTAACCCAGGGGATAACGGAGTAATCCACTTTAAAGGTTTTAAAGCTACCAAATAAGGCATTAACCGCGGCATACCATGCCTGATGCGAGGCAACATGGGTAAATTGGTAGGGGCCAGCCACATCACCACAAGCAAAAATAGTCGGACAGCTTGTACGTAAATGTTCGTCGACAGTAACGGTGCCATTCTCATTACAGGCAACACCTACATTCTCAAGACCAATATGCTCGGTATTCGCCTGACGACCAATGGCCAATAAAATTTGGTCACACTCAATACGGATCTCGTCACTATTATTAATAGACACCACTGCGGTTTTAATCCCGGCATTCTGTTGTAATTCAACAATCCTGCTCTGTTCTAACACTCTTATACCATCTTGCTGAAACTGCGCGATTACCTGCTCAGCGACATCTTCATCTTCCTTGGGTATCAATTGACTGCGCACAATCATCGTAACGTCGCTACCCAGCCGCACAAAGGCCTGGGCCAGCTCGCAACCAATAGGGCCACCACCGACGACTACCAGGTGTTTTGGC comes from the Oceanicoccus sagamiensis genome and includes:
- a CDS encoding methyltransferase domain-containing protein → MSVEASVSERYAEGANERQAALCCPVDYDTTLLKMLPQEIIERDYGCGDPSRYVQEGDVVLDLGSGGGKICYMAAQLVGEKGHVIGVDMTDDMLALARSHQQAMAEKLGGDRVTFNKGYIQDLGLRVEDLEAKLAAEPVAGAEQLNLLESWKKQQRQNNPMVADNSVSLVISNCVLNLVDKADRQQMIGEIFRVLKPGGRVAISDIISDEHVPESLQNDETLWSGCISGAFEEKEFLQAFLDAGFVAVGYDKWDDQPWQVVENIEFRSVTLLATKPAKDNLYDAGEAVLYRGPYSEVFDDLGNRYPRGERIAVSRRTFDLIKDGPYAKDFVCMSPAQEANLGCFSKPAGTLRPVAETKGGLQVGTGTSEACC